Below is a window of Pagrus major chromosome 21, Pma_NU_1.0 DNA.
TACAGCAAGTCatcaaacagagaaaatatCATTCTGAAGTTTGACAAAAGAGCATTGGGTTTCTCACAGTCACACTGCATACAAAAGAACCATGATTCGCACTTCCAACAAACATCATCTGAGTAATACAGAGATCAATACCTTAGCTGGCGGTGTGGGTCTTCTACCGAAGGGGTCTGGGGATCCAAACATGTCTGGCTTGTCTGTTCTCTTAAAAAAATCTTCAGATGAGGTGCCTTTGAAGGGGTCGCTCTCTTTGAAAGGGTCTCCTCCGAATGGATCTACAAAAATGGACAACACAGTGAGAGAAGAGGGACTTACGTATGGACTTTAATCATCTTCAGCCTCTGAAAAGAATTAATCTAAACTTTCTTTGATTTTTGTCCAAAGCATGAATTCCAACAGACAGGTACATACAACAAAACTTTCCATTTCATTTAAACGCCACAATTTTGCATCTTTAATGCCAGTGCTTTTTCACAGAGATTCGCAATCAGTGCAGGTTTTTATTATCAGCAACCACAGTTGGTAGAGCAGAGAATAACCTTAATcctggaagaagaaaaaaatctcaaaaagaTGCAAGAAGGTGTTCAGACCTGTGAACGGGTCGGATTTGAAGGGGTCCTCTGTCTGGAAAGGGTCTGCTGGAGGCTCCTTAGCACTGTTATTGTTGAACATGGCTATCTTTGACTTAAATGAGTCATCCTGATGAATGAATCCAGAAAACAAAGTCACTAACCATAGTACAGCAGCTATAAAAAGAGCATGTTTACTTTCTACACAGACCCAATAAACACGGTAACATATGGCATAAGTTTAAGTATACACTTTGGGACTACGAAGCTGGGAAACAAAAATGGTTTCATGACCATATTTAGGTTTACATTCCTCTGAGGCATTTGAATACCCTTTAGGAGAAAAAGGTCCTATGTCCTAAAAAGTCCTATggtgaagaagaggaaataTTCATGATCTTCTCACCGCACTTCTGAAACCTCCATTCTCCCTCTCAGCAAACCCTTCACTTAAGTCCGGCAGGTTGCTCAAGTTCCCCCCGTTGATGTCGCTCAGAGCACTGTTGTACTGCTCAATGGTCTTGGTCACCTCCTTTTGATTGTCCTGAATCAGCGACAGCTTACTGCGAGcctacaaaacacacaaaatactgCTTAATCTATATCTGATTCAGTTAAATACATTTGTTGGATTTCCTTTACTGTCTCCGTCCGGTGAATTTTAGACCTGGCCGATTTGATTTCAagccatatttaaaaaaaaaaacaaaaaaaaaaaacaaagcaaaccaAATTAGAATTTGCGTGTTACTACATGAAAATAGATTTATTTCTCATGAATTTACCTTTGCTAATTTTTGCTATTTATGTAAGTGGTGGTGAGCGGTTAAgtcgttaaaaaaaaaacttaaccaCTGTGATACGATGGTTTCACTTCAGTGTGGTTCAAGCATGTGTGCTGCAGAGCATGCTAAATACTTTGGCACAAAGGTCATAGAAGCAAAAGTAAAACTAATGTTTCCGAAAAGTGAGattgcagtgttgtaaaaaccATTGCCAGCAATTCCACAGAACATACATGAAAATGCAAACGTTTCCACCTCCACAGGAACTTAATTTCTATCAACTCAAAATCCTTCTTACTTAGCAACCAATCTTTATACCACAAAAGTTGACCAGAGAGCATTTTAGGTCAGATGTGGCAGAACATCCTAATATAACCTGCAGTTACTCTGTCTGCACTGACCTGGTTGATCTCGTCCTGAGTGGTTTTGAGCGACTTGACGATGCTGTCCAGCTGGACACGACCAGAGAGCAGGCTCTGCTCCAACtgggcctcctcctcctgcagccggCTCAGCTCCACCTTGGTGCGACTCACTTCATCCTCCTGGCTGCGGATGTCGGTCTCCTGAGAGCGGATCTGGCTCTGCAGGGATGAGATCTGGAGGgtgaaagcaggaaaaaaagttAATCAAATGTGTAACAGTTCAATAGCTGTACATCGCTACTTTACATCAGATGTAGGTTTCATTTAAGGACAGATCAAAGcagcaacatttttaaagtttggcaTTACCATAACATGATGGCCCtctatattaaaaaatatatctcGACTCAACTTAATCAAAGAATCAGCAATGCAATGCTTCAACTCATAATATATGTCATTTCCCtcgaaaaaacaaatatttaaaaagtaggCAAAACATATTAACAGCTGCAGTATTTTCAAACACTCAATGACTTTTTCAGAAGTAATACTGTGCAGcattttctttcaaacaaaCTTTAACATCCGCTTACCCTCACTGTTTGACTAACTGATTGATATCTGGTATTGCACTCCAAAAATGCCATTATCCGCATCATAAAAATGCACTGCACCACAACAAGATAACAACCGCACATAAGTAACCATGTCACAAggaacaaaatatgaaatacaaCACTATTACTTGTGttaatatttgcattttcaagTCTCTAACCGTCTGGGTCTCTTCCTGGCACTTCTGCTTGACGTCGTTGAGCATTCCCTCTAGCTTGGAGCGCTGCTGGTCCATCTCCTCTAGTCGCTCCTGTGCAACCTGCTTCTGCGATTCCAGgtcctgcaggctgctgctctCCCTGTCCAATCCATCCTGCATATCCTGAGGatccaccaaacacacacacatgcacactcaggTGGTTGCATGGTAGAGCTACTGAGTATCCTATAATTGAGCTATTACCTTCCAAAGTAGTTTAAATCGAATTTGTATAATTTGGGTGGAAATCAACAAGGGACTAGCTAGTACAGTCAACGTTAGCGAaactgttcagacctggtatccACATCCGTTCtcagtgatccgatcacaagtggacagctctaagaacaggtgtgaacaccACCAAGACGCATTGAGGATGCAtgtgagatctgatcactcgGATTTGGAGGTGGTCTGGGTTGATTGTGACCACATTCTTGTAGCAGTGTGTAAGGACCGCCTACCCAACTAAGGTCCTTCATGAAACATCAACAAGAAGACACGACAACAGGAAGAATGGAGTACACACCGTCTGATTTCCATGTCTTTCACTGTAATGCAAATTACATTTGTGGGCTCTCTTATCCTgtcaatgttagcagcagatgtttgtgaacaatGTCTTTTTCAAATAGTAATGGCAATATCCGCATTTCCTCCGAACAAAgtgtgtgattttaagagtcGTTGAATGAGGAGAAACCTGACAAACTTAGCAAGACGACAAGGGTAAATTGTGAATCATCCCTGCCCTCTTGTACATTTTCcataacatgcaaaacatttagAAGTTTCTTTCATTGTTTGTCCTGGCACTGCTGTAACAGcctgtgtgcttttgtgtccTAAGTGTGTCTTACCTCCCAACGTCTGTTTTAAGTATACAccgtttcaactgatttcataACAACTTTTTACactaaatacattcaaaaatgttttattttgttgacagtAAACATGCCAAATTTCACAAATGCAGTCAACAGTAACCAAATGTAGGCTGTTTTTTGACACTTTGTGCCTTCTTCTTAATTGAGCAAATgttatacataaaaataattttctttgtgtaaaaaacattgtatcCGTTTGTTCCaatgatgtgtttatttgcacataGGGATCCGTGAGATACGATCACAAGTGGTCAATTGTGATGTATGCCAGGACGCATGTTAATGCCAAATGTGAGCTGACGGActtaaagctgtccacttgtgattggatcactcaggactGATCTTAATACCAGGTCTGGATGGCCAAAAAACTTCCATAATGGATGGATTCATAAAATTGCACATTTGAATGTACACTATGTACTTTAGGGCTGTTATCCAGTCATGGACAATATTCATTTGATCCCCAGCTGATATTTTAACAGAGGACTTGAAAAGGATTTTGGCTCAGTCTTACCTGAACTTCACTATTTTGATGTCTGATGGTGTCCTCCTTTTCcctgatctcctgctccagaaTGAATTTCTCTCTTAGGTTGAGcaacacagaagaagagcaCGGTAAGTAAACAAATGGTGTTATTACTTCCTGACAAAACTTTGAAAGACAAAACTGTcgttcaaacattttttttaaacattcttgaaaaagaaaactgcaatCATGCCAAAGACACACTTCACTTGATGATTACTTTACTTCACACTGTATAAATTGTCCTGATGtgataaacaaaagacaaatgaatATTTCAGAGTCGTCTCGAGATACTGCTTTTGGCATGATGTGGACACAGAGGGATTTCCTGAGGACTAAACGTtaagaaaacagcaaaagagAAGGTatcagtttcaaacatttaatcaGTATTCTTTCCATGAACTTTGTGAAAATATACCAGAAATACTATCTGACCAAAAGAGATACGAATGTTTAGTGTATCAGTGTAGGCATACCCAATAATAAGAAATATATTTCTCTATGTAATCCAGGTccagaaagtgtgttacattTACTTCAATTTAAACTTTCCATGAATGTAAGATAACTTAATTAAGGTATCAGTATAATAACTGCAGTACTGCCCCTCattaaatacaaattatttGACTCCACATGTTAATGATGACTTAGACTTTGAAATGTTCTCCGACTGGCCCAAGGCAAGGCTCCATTGTGATCTGCTTTCTTCACAAGTCTCTCTAAGAATAATAAAAGCTGACCTGAGTTTCTAGTTCAATAAAGATTAACATTATTTGATGAAAACATATAAActataaaagtttaaaagaattttgatcCTGAACATGACTTCAAGGCAACCTccccttgtttttttctcagaggaagagaaacaaagCTATTCTCCTGCTACTCAGAGTGCAGGGGCTCACCTCTGCAGCTGAGCTATTTCCTGGCTGAGGTCATCCAGCTCTTTGATGCCCATCAGCTCGGCCGACCCCGTGGAGCTGGCGCTGTCCTGAGGCGAGAGAAGGAGACGGACgagtgagagaggggagaggagaggaggaaggtggaggtgagggTGACAAGAGGTGAGAGCAGAGAtgacaaaagtgacaaaatgtatGCCAGAAAGAGGGGACAGGAGAGCAAATGTTCAAATAGGGAAAGGGGACAcaaaggagggagaagagggtgAGAGCAGAGGGGACATGAATGGTGTGCATGGGGAGAGGGGAGCACCCTGCAGATACgtctaacaaaacaaaaaacgcaggaaggaaacacacaaacacctcgCACAGCTATGGAGGGAGCAAGAGTCCCAGACAATACATGGATGAGGAGAAATGCACAGACAAGAGAATGCAAAAGAATTTAAAGAATTTAACACTACAGTGAAATCTGGCTTATTCACCAGCATTCAAGTTAACTTTCATGTTCCTCAAAAGGGGAACTGTGTAATAGAGATAATGCTAGTACTTGTGCAAGAATTACAAAAGAGCATCTatttgtaatgtattttttgaaagcTCTTGCTTTTTTCATATCATAACCAACACAAAAGACCAGATTTTCTTTCATGTGGAGGCCTTAACCATTTAAACCTATGCACTTAAGGCACCTCAGCTGAAATGGTTGTTCATGTGGCCATTGATCATAACAATGAAAAAAGCAAGCAAGCTTCTTCATAATTCGtctttttttcagactttttcttctttatacagaatgagaagctgcagcctgATGTCTGTTTTGATGGTCGGACACAAAAATTGAATTATCAAATTCAAAAATGACATCTCTCCACTGGGAAAACTGAAACCAGGcctttataaacacatttttggcttaaaaataacaaattaataaaCATCTTATGGtgtttatttaaagataaaaggCCTCTTCAACCATGGGTGAGTTTAAAGTGAAATGACACAACTTAAGACATGAGTTGAGATGGTTGCTGTGACAGACCATTACTGATGAAACGGCAGCAGGTGGCAGTGTTTGCCTATAGCACAGTTGAGGTTTAGAAAAGACAAATTTGGGGAAAAGGCATGACAAATATGTTGCAAAGAGTAAACGAGATTTAAGGATTTCTGTGTTATaccatatatacatatacacatatatatataatacactGGGAAACTAATATATAAGACAATGAACATGGTCCCTCTTTATACCACCAGCTTCAGACTGAGACAAAGAATATGACAGAACAAAAGCGCCACCTTGTGACACAAAGTTCAACTACTCACTCTGCGCATATTAGCTAGTGCAGCATATTCAGGTCTCACAGATGTCATAAACCCCGCATAGCTCTGTTAGACAGGATGGAAAAGAGctcaaaaaaagcaaaagcaggaataaaaacagttttacaaGGCAAGGCTGAAAAGCCAGAAAGCAGAACTCACCATTTAAAATGCATATAGTAGCAGAGAAACATAAGAATCTTCATGTACAGATgcaagtgaaacattttgctAGAGGATAGGAAGCATTTCAGTAAAAAAGGGCTATTGAAAAATTAAGCAGTAGTTGCAGTGGGGACTCACAGGGCCCGCTGCTGAAGCCGCAGTCCTTTCTGATGGAGGGATCATGTCTGGGGTAAGAGTGGAGGGAGGGTCTACGCCTTTAGTGGTCTTCTGCTGGATAAGATACATGGCCAGAGAGAACTGCTCCCGGGTCAGCTTTCCTGTCTGTTTAGTGTCGGCGAGTCCCCTGCGGAGAGAAAGAAATTTCACTTGAAAAATAAGATACTGTACACTTTCTGAGAAATAATACCCAACACCCACTGACAACACTGTCCTCTGAAAGCTCACCATTTGGTACACCATATGGCACATTTAAATCATTCAAGACATGACTGTCATtgtgtaaaacaacaaaatagcAAAGCATCTCCCTGAGCTGCATAGTGCAGAATTTAATAAAGCAGTAACTAAGAATAAAATAGGCATTAAGagcattgtcttttttttgcatcttaTGTTGCAGTCATGATCTGGAgaatatgtaataatttaaattgTCCCCCAGATGGAGCTATTGGGTTAGACCTAACGAGACTAGCTAAGCATTGACATGGATGACTCAGCCCTATGAAGGAACCCAGGTATGAGGAAAAGCTCTGGTAAGACTGGTTCTATTGATCATtttttgttgagaaaaaaatgcatgtattgtcaaatttgcttgtgttttcttaagCCTCGAGCTCTCTTGGCCACTGTGATATCGTTCTGAACTGAGCTGTAGTCTCACCATATCTGTGCCAGCATAGTCTGCGAGAGACTGGACTGCATGAAGATCTCTATGACCTCCGTTCCATTAACGAGGCCGTCATTGTCGGTGTCTGCTTTCTTGAAGATGTCATCATATCTCTCCCTGTCAGCCACCGGTACCACCCAGTTCACCGCTGGCTAGAATGAACAAAAgatgacatttttgtgattttagaTGAGGGAGACAAAATCTGCTTAAACCTTGAgtatattttttcaataacaGGTGGTATTTATGTATTATACtcgttaaaaaataaaaatgaactgcaAGTGGTGATCAAGGAATCAAAAAATATGTGCTATACTGTATATACCAACAAGTCTTGTCAAAAAGCTAATCTGGATGAGAATGTACTGGTTTCTTTAACAACTATTACTACAAAAAGCATGTTGATTTGTCATCGACAAATTGAACAGAAACAGAGTCTAAATTCAAGCTACTGTCACTAAATGAGAACATATGCAAGACATTTTCACTTTGAGAGATCTGATATAGACAGTCTAACTTGGATAAGTTAAACAAGAAATTATAATTCTGGGGAAATGGTAATTAAACTGGTAATTAAAgtaggagaaaaaaacagaatgaggAGTGGCATGACAAGGAGGACACAACAAGTTTCCTGAAAGCCATGTAGACATGGAGAAGTGTGACCCTTTAAAGGAAACCTGTTTCTCCGAAAGTCATGCATGAAAAATCCCTACAGCTATAacaaggaagagagagaagagaaacacactGGGCTGTGCACAATGTTAAAAACAATGTGGTGAAACAAGTCTACCCATTAGCAACAGAAAAGAATCAATACATGAAATGCTGGTTTCTTCATAATGCCAGTCTGTGTCCATGTGACACTTAGTTATGGAGGAGCAAGGATAActaaatgtattgatttttccaagcagattaaatgtttttcaccTCAAACTACTCAACAATAAGTAGCCCACATTCAGAAAGTGACATTCTCATGCATCCAAATATTATCCTGGACTAAATTATACTGCTAGAGCAATATATGAatcatgcatttaaaaaaaaacaaaaaaaaaacatattcagtaAGACAGCTTTGTGAAACTAGAATAGCAGGCATAACACCCGAGTCTTGATTCCTCCCTCAAGAACGAAACAAGATTTGTGAACATCAACTAGCAACTTATCAACAAGagtgtatatttttttaatggagaGTGTTAACTCAATATTAACATTCATCAACTTTCAGTACAATTACATGAGAATATATGATCATATCATGTTATGTTTTCACAAAATTCTGCTGTCTAAATGAATTTTTCTGAGGAAGTTGTTATTAAATACTaaaggtttttgttttacatgaatGAAGCATTGTTTGATGTAATCCAAAAAAGTAGATCATCGTAATGCAGTAGTATATCATTGCACTGAAAATtagtttgattattttctgtgtgattttgtttttttactatgAAATCATAGTTTCTATACTAGGATTTAAGTCATGTCAATTTTATTATATAGCcccaaatcacaaatcacattgtCACAGGGCTGTACAGTGTATGACAACCTCTGTCAGAAGACCCTGACCCTGAGAAATCtggaaattatatttaatttatttaatcaatAGCAGTATAGGAAATGTATTCctaataatattgtgatattaacCCTAACCATATCACCCAGTCCTAAGAAAGAGCTCTTCATACTTTATAGACTGATCAATGCAGTGATACAGTCAGTACGCCTACATCAACACCTGAAGAGAAACACAAGTGCGGCAACATACCGGTGGGCTGGATTTAAAGGAGTGTTTTGGAGAGAGGTTCACAGTACTGCTGCTGAGGAGACCAGTGGTGCCCAGAGGAGGAGTGCTCCGCAGGGACTCCTTGAGTGGAGCAGGACCACCCATAAGCCCAGGCATAGCTGGCAGGACAGCCACAGCACCTGGCAGACCACTTGcaaatttcttctttttagAAGGGGGTATGAGGGAAGTGGGTAAGGTAGCTGGGACAGGCTCCATCTCCATGGCACGATACACAAGATGCATGGCCTAAAAAATGGGAAATCACATCATTTCTTAATAAAATATCAATGcattaatatcaaaataatatattttttgtatttcttttgttttcctcttggC
It encodes the following:
- the LOC141016395 gene encoding epidermal growth factor receptor substrate 15-like 1 isoform X1 — its product is MAALMTLSQLSSGFPAYESYYRQLDPLNTGKISAGDAAQFLKKSGLSDSTLGKIWDLADSERKGYLDKRGFFIALRLVASAQGGNDISLNNLNQNLAAPKFRDTSSPLLSASTSGPDSQWAIRPDEKGKFEGIFESLSPLNGLLSGDKVRPVLVNSKLPLDVLGKIWDLSDVDKDGHLDKDEFTVAMHLVYRAMEMEPVPATLPTSLIPPSKKKKFASGLPGAVAVLPAMPGLMGGPAPLKESLRSTPPLGTTGLLSSSTVNLSPKHSFKSSPPPAVNWVVPVADRERYDDIFKKADTDNDGLVNGTEVIEIFMQSSLSQTMLAQIWGLADTKQTGKLTREQFSLAMYLIQQKTTKGVDPPSTLTPDMIPPSERTAASAAGPSYAGFMTSVRPEYAALANMRRDSASSTGSAELMGIKELDDLSQEIAQLQREKFILEQEIREKEDTIRHQNSEVQDMQDGLDRESSSLQDLESQKQVAQERLEEMDQQRSKLEGMLNDVKQKCQEETQTISSLQSQIRSQETDIRSQEDEVSRTKVELSRLQEEEAQLEQSLLSGRVQLDSIVKSLKTTQDEINQARSKLSLIQDNQKEVTKTIEQYNSALSDINGGNLSNLPDLSEGFAERENGGFRSADDSFKSKIAMFNNNSAKEPPADPFQTEDPFKSDPFTDPFGGDPFKESDPFKGTSSEDFFKRTDKPDMFGSPDPFGRRPTPPAKPSAFSSGDPFTSNSPKLKDSDVFGTTDPFGSNSFGSKGGGFADFSQMSKKSDNPVLPSKKNVPNRPAPPYVGTFSLTASEPIRSDSKDSFVTTHSSKTSKDCPVGFADFGSFGSENQQLEWAKRESEREEQERMRRLRLQEQQDLELAIALSRADMPSS
- the LOC141016395 gene encoding epidermal growth factor receptor substrate 15-like 1 isoform X4; the encoded protein is MAALMTLSQLSSGFPAYESYYRQLDPLNTGKISAGDAAQFLKKSGLSDSTLGKIWDLADSERKGYLDKRGFFIALRLVASAQGGNDISLNNLNQNLAAPKFRDTSSPLLSASTSGPDSQWAIRPDEKGKFEGIFESLSPLNGLLSGDKVRPVLVNSKLPLDVLGKIWDLSDVDKDGHLDKDEFTVAMHLVYRAMEMEPVPATLPTSLIPPSKKKKFASGLPGAVAVLPAMPGLMGGPAPLKESLRSTPPLGTTGLLSSSTVNLSPKHSFKSSPPPAVNWVVPVADRERYDDIFKKADTDNDGLVNGTEVIEIFMQSSLSQTMLAQIWGLADTKQTGKLTREQFSLAMYLIQQKTTKGVDPPSTLTPDMIPPSERTAASAAGPSYAGFMTSVRPEYAALANMRRDSASSTGSAELMGIKELDDLSQEIAQLQREKFILEQEIREKEDTIRHQNSEVQDMQDGLDRESSSLQDLESQKQVAQERLEEMDQQRSKLEGMLNDVKQKCQEETQTISSLQSQIRSQETDIRSQEDEVSRTKVELSRLQEEEAQLEQSLLSGRVQLDSIVKSLKTTQDEINQARSKLSLIQDNQKEVTKTIEQYNSALSDINGGNLSNLPDLSEGFAERENGGFRSADDSFKSKIAMFNNNSAKEPPADPFQTEDPFKSDPFTDPFGGDPFKESDPFKGTSSEDFFKRTDKPDMFGSPDPFGRRPTPPAKPSAFSSGDPFTSNSPKLKDSDVFGTTDPFGSNSFGSKGGGFADFSQMSKKSDNPVLPSKKNVPNRPAPPYVWK
- the LOC141016395 gene encoding epidermal growth factor receptor substrate 15-like 1 isoform X3 translates to MAALMTLSQLSSGFPAYESYYRQLDPLNTGKISAGDAAQFLKKSGLSDSTLGKIWDLADSERKGYLDKRGFFIALRLVASAQGGNDISLNNLNQNLAAPKFRDTSSPLLSASTSGPDSQWAIRPDEKGKFEGIFESLSPLNGLLSGDKVRPVLVNSKLPLDVLGKIWDLSDVDKDGHLDKDEFTVAMHLVYRAMEMEPVPATLPTSLIPPSKKKKFASGLPGAVAVLPAMPGLMGGPAPLKESLRSTPPLGTTGLLSSSTVNLSPKHSFKSSPPPAVNWVVPVADRERYDDIFKKADTDNDGLVNGTEVIEIFMQSSLSQTMLAQIWGLADTKQTGKLTREQFSLAMYLIQQKTTKGVDPPSTLTPDMIPPSERTAASAAGPSYAGFMTSVRPEYAALANMRRDSASSTGSAELMGIKELDDLSQEIAQLQREKFILEQEIREKEDTIRHQNSEVQDMQDGLDRESSSLQDLESQKQVAQERLEEMDQQRSKLEGMLNDVKQKCQEETQTISSLQSQIRSQETDIRSQEDEVSRTKVELSRLQEEEAQLEQSLLSGRVQLDSIVKSLKTTQDEINQARSKLSLIQDNQKEVTKTIEQYNSALSDINGGNLSNLPDLSEGFAERENGGFRSADDSFKSKIAMFNNNSAKEPPADPFQTEDPFKSDPFTDPFGGDPFKESDPFKGTSSEDFFKRTDKPDMFGSPDPFGRRPTPPAKPSAFSSGDPFTSNSPKLKDSDVFGTTDPFGSNSFGSKGGGFADFSQMSKKSDNPVLPSKKNVPNRPAPPYGSEYGKFGSENQQLEWAKRESEREEQERMRRLRLQEQQDLELAIALSRADMPSS
- the LOC141016395 gene encoding epidermal growth factor receptor substrate 15-like 1 isoform X2, which translates into the protein MAALMTLSQLSSGFPAYESYYRQLDPLNTGKISAGDAAQFLKKSGLSDSTLGKIWDLADSERKGYLDKRGFFIALRLVASAQGGNDISLNNLNQNLAAPKFRDTSSPLLSASTSGPDSQWAIRPDEKGKFEGIFESLSPLNGLLSGDKVRPVLVNSKLPLDVLGKIWDLSDVDKDGHLDKDEFTVAMHLVYRAMEMEPVPATLPTSLIPPSKKKKFASGLPGAVAVLPAMPGLMGGPAPLKESLRSTPPLGTTGLLSSSTVNLSPKHSFKSSPPPAVNWVVPVADRERYDDIFKKADTDNDGLVNGTEVIEIFMQSSLSQTMLAQIWGLADTKQTGKLTREQFSLAMYLIQQKTTKGVDPPSTLTPDMIPPSERTAASAAGPDSASSTGSAELMGIKELDDLSQEIAQLQREKFILEQEIREKEDTIRHQNSEVQDMQDGLDRESSSLQDLESQKQVAQERLEEMDQQRSKLEGMLNDVKQKCQEETQTISSLQSQIRSQETDIRSQEDEVSRTKVELSRLQEEEAQLEQSLLSGRVQLDSIVKSLKTTQDEINQARSKLSLIQDNQKEVTKTIEQYNSALSDINGGNLSNLPDLSEGFAERENGGFRSADDSFKSKIAMFNNNSAKEPPADPFQTEDPFKSDPFTDPFGGDPFKESDPFKGTSSEDFFKRTDKPDMFGSPDPFGRRPTPPAKPSAFSSGDPFTSNSPKLKDSDVFGTTDPFGSNSFGSKGGGFADFSQMSKKSDNPVLPSKKNVPNRPAPPYVGTFSLTASEPIRSDSKDSFVTTHSSKTSKDCPVGFADFGSFGSENQQLEWAKRESEREEQERMRRLRLQEQQDLELAIALSRADMPSS
- the LOC141016395 gene encoding epidermal growth factor receptor substrate 15-like 1 isoform X5; its protein translation is MAALMTLSQLSSGFPAYESYYRQLDPLNTGKISAGDAAQFLKKSGLSDSTLGKIWDLADSERKGYLDKRGFFIALRLVASAQGGNDISLNNLNQNLAAPKFRDTSSPLLSASTSGPDSQWAIRPDEKGKFEGIFESLSPLNGLLSGDKVRPVLVNSKLPLDVLGKIWDLSDVDKDGHLDKDEFTVAMHLVYRAMEMEPVPATLPTSLIPPSKKKKFASGLPGAVAVLPAMPGLMGGPAPLKESLRSTPPLGTTGLLSSSTVNLSPKHSFKSSPPPAVNWVVPVADRERYDDIFKKADTDNDGLVNGTEVIEIFMQSSLSQTMLAQIWGLADTKQTGKLTREQFSLAMYLIQQKTTKGVDPPSTLTPDMIPPSERTAASAAGPDSASSTGSAELMGIKELDDLSQEIAQLQREKFILEQEIREKEDTIRHQNSEVQDMQDGLDRESSSLQDLESQKQVAQERLEEMDQQRSKLEGMLNDVKQKCQEETQTISSLQSQIRSQETDIRSQEDEVSRTKVELSRLQEEEAQLEQSLLSGRVQLDSIVKSLKTTQDEINQARSKLSLIQDNQKEVTKTIEQYNSALSDINGGNLSNLPDLSEGFAERENGGFRSADDSFKSKIAMFNNNSAKEPPADPFQTEDPFKSDPFTDPFGGDPFKESDPFKGTSSEDFFKRTDKPDMFGSPDPFGRRPTPPAKPSAFSSGDPFTSNSPKLKDSDVFGTTDPFGSNSFGSKGGGFADFSQMSKKSDNPVLPSKKNVPNRPAPPYVWK